The Solanum dulcamara chromosome 2, daSolDulc1.2, whole genome shotgun sequence region tCAGTTGTCAGCAGGATTACTACATTTAACAGTCTTCTAGAAACAGAACCATATTTTGGTTCTATGTAACCATCTTTCCTCTCCCTCCCTCTCTGGACATGCACAAATCCCCAACCAGAAAAATAAAAGCGGAAAACTTTAAGCTAACTCCAGTTCTAAAAATGCTAGTTGTGTTAGCTGAGCTCAGTCGTTGGCTTGCGACCCATGTGGGGGCATTGAAGTGATGAAACAACAGAATTCTAATCTAGTTAATTGCGTTGAATTTGCAGATGCCTCGCATTGTCTCATTGTTGTCTGAGTCATACAATCCACACGTGCGCTATGGTGCGGCTTTGGCAGTTGGCATTTCATGTGCTGGTACTGGTCTGAGTGAGGCAATCTCATTGTTGGAGCCTTTGACATCAGATGTAGTTGATTTTGTACGTCAAGGTGCTCTCATTGCTATGGCCATGGTGATGGTCCAAATAAGTGAAGCTAGTGATTCCCGTGTTGGTGCATTTAGGTATTTTATCTCTAAATTTCTGCATAAAGTCTTGTTTCCTCATCtgttttttgagatttttgcttttatcttttCAGGCGGCAATTAGAGAAAATTATTCTTGATAAGCATGAAGATACCATGAGTAAGATGGGTGCAATCTTGGCCTCTGGAATTCTTGATGCCGGTGGAAGGAATGTGACGATAAAGCTACTTTCAAAGTCGAAACATGATAAAATTACTGCAGTTGTCGGGCTAGCTGTTTTTAGTCAGTTTTGGTATTGGTATCCCCTTATATATTTTGTTAGCTTGGCATTTTCACCCACAGCTTTCATTGGGCTAAACTATGACCTAAAAGTGCCTAAATTTGATTTTGTATCGCATGCTAAGCCGTCGCTATTTGAGTATCCTAAGCCTACTACTGTAGCCACGACTAGTTCTGCTGTCAAACTTCCTACAGCTGTTTTATCAACATCAGTGAGGGCCAAGGCCAGGGCTAGCAAGAAAGAGGCAGAGAAAGCTAATGCTGAGAAGGCATCTGGCGCGTCAACTTCTGCTGCCACTAGTTCAGACAAGGGCAAGTCCACTAGTAAGGATGGAGAGTCTATGCAGGTTAGAATATGTTCCGTTCATCCATTTTCACTTCAAAAGTGGCCTTCTCTTGTAAGgggttttgtgatgcttcgtgCTGTGACTACAGTTCTTTATTTGTTGGGGTCCTTGGGGAATTATTAATCGGAATTAGAAAAAATGCTCTGCGCTAAATGATTCTGTTTGTATTGCACCGCTGTTTGAACTGTCATTATTTGCTCACAAAGTATGACCTTTCTGATTGACAGGTGGATACTCCTGCAGAGAAGAAGAATGAACCAGAGCCATCATTTGAGATTTTGACCAACCCTGCTAGGGTGGTTCCTACTCAGGAGAAGTACATCAAATTTTTGGAAGAAAGCAGATATTTGCCAATCAAATCATCGCCTTCTGGCTTTGTGCTTCTGAAAGATCTTCGTCCTGATGAACCCGAAGTATTGGCTCTTACTGATACACCCTCATCAACTGCATCCAGTACTGGTGGTTCAGCTGGACAACAGGGCTCAGCCTCAGCAGTGGCTGTTGATGAGGAGCCTCAGCCACCACAGGCATTTGAATATACGTCGTGATTTATCATAAACCTTTGGCTGATTGATTGGGTGTTAATTGCATGAAATCCATTTGAGGCGATGTGCTGAATGGGAAGAGGTGAGAAGATATCGACACCAAAGAGTAATCTTCCGTGAtcaagttgaatttgaatgtaAAAGCCTTCTTTCCTCTTATTACAGAGACGAGCATGTAGTTTTTTTCATACTGGAAAGTTTACTCTCGATGTCCTTTGTCTGTTCACCTGTACCTCTAGAGCGTATATGCCCTTATCGTTGTGGATTATTTTCGAGGAAAAAGATTCTACCATGTTTCAGACGCGACGATAGAAAGGCAGAAAAAGAAAGGATTATATGCTTCCCGCAGACACTATTTGGATGTATTTCTATTCTATAGGGTATAGGTGTAGTAAGAAATTGTGTTCTAGCAATGAATTGATTACTTCCATATATTTGCTACCAAGTTTTTTTCTACAATATATCTTtcctaaatatatttaaaactttcTTTCTTGCCTTGAGTAAATTTTTGCGgtgcataaaatatttttaaataaagatGAATTATGTACCAGAGAAAAAACTAACGgtctttaattattttagattCAAATTTGTAGACAATTTCTAACTAGCTAATCAATCATATATGTTAAAAACAACAAACAGAGCGTTAGTGTTCCTTGTTTTCAAATAAGCAAACTTGAGTTATTTCACCACCATAGGTTTGAATGGAAGTGCCAAAATATGAAGACGTTATTAAGAATATTGCATTTTTGACAGGGAATCTGCAGGCGCTGTCTTTCAGGTGCgtacaaaataaattaattatgtttCAGTGTAAAGTTCGTAAACCACACATGAGAGGTGAAATACATTAAGTAAGCCTTGTGTGACGTGAATTACATTAAGCAAGCCCTGTGTGACGAATTCAATCGAGAAATGTTATCTTTTGGATGCGCATAAGATAAATTTTGTGTTGCTTTAGTGTAAAGTTCGTAAATTACGTAAGAGAGATAAACTTTGCGACGAATTCAATCGAGAAAGTATGCAGGGCCTTGAGACCCCTTGGTGATTATTTTATGTAGTTTGTTGAAAGTTATAGGGTCTTAACAAGTAATGCCCAAGTATAAAACACAACGCTATTTTGAGAATGCGTTAAGCAAATTGGTATACACGTGAGACTGTTACTTCTTATGTATAGAATCCTAGTAAAAAATACTTAATTCACATTCAATatttaagtaaaatatattaatcTTAAGAGTTGTAAATTAAAATCAGTCTACATATCAGATAATCATGATTAACAGATAAAACTTACAAGTAATATGTTTTGCATTAATCGTTCTGATCATAAATATCTAATGTGAATAAGTTTTTTCCTCGTCTCACCGTCTGCACTGCGAGGCAATTTTAGTGACACTTCTTAACACCTACATTAATTTCCAATTGACAACTTCTAGGCTGCTAAAGTGCTCACGTgcataaattttattaaacctatctttaaaaaaaaacaattcaaaCTTTGAATATTTTCACTCTCTTTGAATCATAAAACAATCACATATATATCAGAGAGAGCTTAAGTATTTATTAAACCCTCATGTAAAGAGGTGATAAAGTTGTTCTGCTTGTGATTCCCATTAATTATTTAGGTGGAGGTGAAAAAAAGTGATGAGTAGATTTGTGAGGTGGAAATTAATCCATATAGGCTCCTCTTATAtgtctatattttaaaattataaatcttagtatatatagagagagacattattattataatatatttatatatgcatACAAACAAAATCACCTCCAAAAGTCAAAGACAACTTCAACCTGGATACCCTGCAAGGCCCATAATTCATTTGAGATATATAAATCTTTCATGTCCCctttttgtgtttttatttttagcAAATCCCACTTAAGTTTTATCCTCTTCATATTCTCCAAATTATAAGGTTAGTCTCCAAATTTCAATcttcttatatatttatatacatcTATTTTCATACTATAATATCATAGTTTTTAAGGGGAGATAAAGttagattttcttatttttcgatGGATAATTGATCTGTCAATTTTATAGACATATTACGAATTCATTGAAATTCAATATAATAGCACAGACGGATGAAGAACTTGAAATTTTAATGTTCAAATTCTGAAGTCGCGCATCTAATAAATTATTTCCTATTAAATATCTTTAACATATATGGTAGTTTGATAACTATTTTTTGTCTTTTCCAGGTAGAGGTGGACCCTAGAAAGTGATCAAATTCACCAAAGATTTGAGTTTTGCATGAATTTGTGAAATAGTCAAAGTTTTTAGGGTAAAAAAAACAAACCCTATAACAAGACAATGGAGAAAGAAGAAATTTGCAAGGTACTATCCAAAGTTCcaaacacaaatatatatatatatatatatatatatatatatatatatatatatatcatcattTTTCATTACTTCTATCTCTTGATTTTgaaatatcaatatatatagtTATGTTGTTTCACTTTGAACATGAAATATTTTTGCAGGATAATTCTTTGCCTACATCTTTTCAAATGGTAATTGGTGAATCCTCATCAAATACTAATAATCAAATGGTTGATTACTTGCTTAATTCGCATTctacacaacaacaacaacataaccagaGTTCGTTAGGGTTTTTACCCTCGAATCCTTCTCTTGACAAGTTAAGCTTCGCGGATGTGATGCAATTCGCGGATTTTGGGCCTAAATTGGCATTAAATCAAACCAAAGTATCGGAGGAAGATGTTGGGATTGATGATCCTGTGTACTTCCTTAAGTTCCCCGTTTTGAACGAAAAGAAGATTGTCcaggatgatgatgatgatcaagaAACTTTAAATATGGTATCACAAAAACAAGGTTGTGGAAAAGAAAAAGGTGAAGATAATAATATTATTGAAAGAAGTCAAGAAGGGAAgagtaataacaataagagaaaGAGGCCAAGAATCAAGACAAGTGAGGAAGTTGAGAGCCAAAGAATGACACATATTGCTGTGGAGAGGAATAGAAGAAAGCAAATGAATGAACATCTTCGTGTCTTGAGGTCTTTCATGCCTGGCTCCTATGTTCAAAGGGTACTAATTTATCTCatcaaattcttgaattttacaattttttatttattttatgtttgagTAGTGTTGATGAATTGTGTGACCGTCTCATctaaatcattaaaaaaaacacATTTTTGATCATTTACTAATTAGTGATATATATCTTTGTGGTAACGAGTCAAGCACGTGCaaatcctttttcctttttactaGTGTGGTAGTTAGCATCAAACTCAGGACGTAGGTTAAAACACACTTTCGATCATTTACTTAGTGATATACGCCTTAATTTTTCATGACCCTTTTCATACCAAATCTAAATTTTCATGGACCAAGCAAGTGCaaattctttttattattgCGTTAAAGTTGATTAGGATCGAATTCAGGATGTGCGTTTTTATCTGCTCCTATAACATGATAAATTGTGTCATCATCTCATCTAAATGATTAAATTATCAGGCAAAACACACTTCTAGTAAAGTTAAGTTATTTAATGACGTGTAGAAGTGTGTTAtgaccatctcatctaaaagtttAAGCAGTCAGCGATAGCTACCACACTtctatttacttaattatattagGTCTGAACTCTCAACATGATGTATATCTGTCTTGTAGGGAGATCAAGCATCTATTATTGGTGGAGCAATTGAATTTGTTAGAGAATTGGAACAACTCTTACAATGCCTTGAATCACAAAAGAGGAGGAGAATCTATGGAGATACTCCAACAAGACCTTTAGGAGATTCAtcaacaccaccaccaccaccaatgGCAATTAATCAAAACCCTAGTACTATAAATCCTCATCATCAATCACCATTACTATTTCCTCTTCCAAATGAATATAATATTGAAGGTGGAATTCAAGAAGACATAGCTGAGAGCAAGTCTTGTTTGGCTGATGTTGAAGTAAAACTATTAGGGtttgatgcaatgatcaagattCTATCAAGAAGGAGACCTGGCCAACTCATAAAGGCAGTTGCTGCATTGGAAGATATGCAACTTAGTATTCTTCATACTAATATTACAACCATTGAACAAACTGTTCTCTATTCATTCAATGTCAAGGTAATTATTAACACTCCTTCTGTTTCAATTTACGTGtcttactttatttttaaagtcTATTCAAAAAAAGAATATCACTTTCTATATTTAACACGTCACAATTTATGTGATGGTGTTTGACTTGATACAAAGTTTAAGAATGAAATGAAGACATTTGAAAATTGTGGTTtataacaaatcatatatatttgtgtgactATAAATCATATTTCGAGTTGAATGGGAAGTTTAAAGTCAAATaattactaaatatagaaaatgTCATTCTTTTAGAGACTGACTAAAAAGTAAAAAGgagtcacataaattgagacagacGGAGTAACTCTTTAATCTCAATATCTCACTTGACATGTTTGAAGCCACAATTCAAACAGTGTTTTGGTACATTATACACATTTTTAATTAGTTTACAACTACGTGATCATTTAAAAGTCTCCCTTacctttttaattaaattttgagtttaatcAAACTAAGACACGTAaaatgaaatggagggagtaacaCCTTTTCACATGCTTACACAAATTTCCTTCTTTATTGTTGcctaattatttctattttttattttgcagaTTTCTGGTGAAACTAGGTACACAGCTGATGATATAGCAAACTCAATCCAACAAATATTCAGTTTCATTCATGCTGAAATAGCCCCATATGATATCAATTAGTTGAAGACTAGCTATTTATTGTACTTTCTAGCTAGGTGGTGTGTTCTCATatttatatagagagagaacATAATTAGTATAAGAATGCTAAATTACTCTAGATATTTGGGAGCACAGCTCTTctatattgaattcaaatgaACTGGATACCTCAAAGCTTCGTCCACCTATGTAGGG contains the following coding sequences:
- the LOC129878320 gene encoding transcription factor FAMA-like, yielding MEKEEICKDNSLPTSFQMVIGESSSNTNNQMVDYLLNSHSTQQQQHNQSSLGFLPSNPSLDKLSFADVMQFADFGPKLALNQTKVSEEDVGIDDPVYFLKFPVLNEKKIVQDDDDDQETLNMVSQKQGCGKEKGEDNNIIERSQEGKSNNNKRKRPRIKTSEEVESQRMTHIAVERNRRKQMNEHLRVLRSFMPGSYVQRGDQASIIGGAIEFVRELEQLLQCLESQKRRRIYGDTPTRPLGDSSTPPPPPMAINQNPSTINPHHQSPLLFPLPNEYNIEGGIQEDIAESKSCLADVEVKLLGFDAMIKILSRRRPGQLIKAVAALEDMQLSILHTNITTIEQTVLYSFNVKISGETRYTADDIANSIQQIFSFIHAEIAPYDIN